One Anaerobacillus alkaliphilus DNA window includes the following coding sequences:
- a CDS encoding ArsR/SmtB family transcription factor, producing the protein MEKIQIDKMAIVLKLLGDKTRLTIILLLKESDCCVCEFVELFDMSQPSISQHVRKLKDANLITETRKGQWIFYSLNKNSEFYETILSITEHLPAQEEKIIQLEKLGKKISCD; encoded by the coding sequence ATGGAAAAGATCCAGATAGATAAAATGGCCATAGTTCTTAAGCTTTTGGGAGATAAAACTAGGTTAACAATTATCTTACTATTAAAAGAAAGTGATTGTTGTGTATGTGAGTTTGTTGAACTGTTTGATATGAGTCAGCCTTCCATTAGTCAACATGTCCGCAAACTAAAAGATGCAAATTTAATAACAGAAACCAGAAAAGGACAGTGGATTTTTTATTCGTTAAACAAAAACTCTGAATTCTATGAAACAATCCTATCAATAACCGAACATTTACCTGCGCAAGAAGAAAAGATTATTCAATTAGAAAAACTGGGTAAAAAGATTAGCTGTGATTAA